The following are encoded in a window of Dioscorea cayenensis subsp. rotundata cultivar TDr96_F1 chromosome 16, TDr96_F1_v2_PseudoChromosome.rev07_lg8_w22 25.fasta, whole genome shotgun sequence genomic DNA:
- the LOC120279546 gene encoding S-norcoclaurine synthase 1-like, whose protein sequence is MGEVVKSSESWAKSIPAENVQALANETSMNPEMEIPLRYIRPDLDHHQDNINKIIVDEVVPIIDMKRLLDPNLSSQESSKLHYACMEWGFFQVVNHGVDDEVIEKMKVDLEEFFKLPLKEKEVFAPLPGGLQGYGQKLVLNEEKLEWQDMMFLITQPVLARNFRFWPTSPPTFRSTLDKYSKELKSVSMSLFAAIAKNLGLNPQVLHDVFKEQQRMRMNYYPPCPKANQVLGINPHTDAGALTILLQVSDVQGLQIKKNGQWLPVQPLPHALVVNIGDALEIMTNGKYASVEHRVMVNNKKERLSIAAYHSPSFDKIIGPLPEIVQGGKEYYKTMKYEEYMEFHFLAKVEGKNHMDFMKLNN, encoded by the exons ATGGGTGAAGTAGTGAAGAGCAGTGAGAGTTGGGCGAAGTCTATTCCGGCAGAGAACGTTCAAGCTCTTGCAAATGAAACTAGTATGAATCCAGAGATGGAGATACCTCTCAGATATATAAGGCCTGACTTGGATCATCATCAggacaatattaataaaatcatcgTTGATGAAGTGGTGCCAATCATTGATATGAAGAGATTACTTGATCCTAACTTATCTTCTCAAGAATCTTCCAAGCTCCACTATGCTTGCATGGAATGGGGTTTCTTTCag GTTGTGAACCATGGAGTAGATGATGAAGTGATTGAGAAAATGAAGGTTGATTTGGAGGAGTTTTTCAAGCTACCTTTGAAGGAGAAAGAGGTGTTTGCACCATTGCCTGGTGGTCTTCAAGGTTATGGCCAAAAGCTTGTGCTTAATGAAGAGAAACTAGAGTGGCAAGACATGATGTTCCTCATCACTCAACCAGTTCTTGCTAGAAACTTCAGATTTTGGCCTACTTCTCCTCCTACTTTCAG GTCAACACTAGACAAGTACTCAAAAGAACTAAAATCAGTTTCAATGAGTTTGTTTGCTGCAATTGCTAAGAACTTAGGACTCAATCCACAAGTACTTCATGATGTTTTTAAAGAACAACAAAGGATGAGGATGAACTATTACCCACCATGTCCCAAAGCAAACCAAGTGTTAGGCATCAACCCACACACTGATGCTGGTGCCCTAACTATTCTCCTTCAAGTCAGTGATGTTCAAGgcttgcaaataaaaaaaaatggccaATGGCTTCCTGTTCAACCACTCCCACATGCTCTAGTTGTCAACATTGGTGACGCCCTTGag ATCATGACTAATGGGAAGTATGCAAGTGTAGAACATAGAGTGATGGtgaacaacaagaaagaaaggCTATCAATTGCTGCATATCATAGTCCTagttttgataaaataattggACCTTTGCCTGAGATTGTACAAGGTGGTAAAGAGTACTACAAGACAATGAAGTATGAGGAGTATATGGAGTTCCATTTCTTAGCCAAAGTGGAAGGCAAGAACCATATGGACTTCATGAAGTTGAATAATTaa